In a genomic window of Streptomyces pristinaespiralis:
- a CDS encoding (2Fe-2S)-binding protein — MARDRTPAELVGATPEQPPFEITFDGRPITTLPGRSVAAALWSAGVLAWRTTRRGGRPRGAFCGIGHCYDCLATINGRPNRRACLVPARPGDTITTQEGHGHAELAV, encoded by the coding sequence ATGGCGCGTGACCGCACCCCCGCCGAACTCGTCGGAGCGACACCCGAACAGCCCCCGTTCGAGATCACCTTCGACGGGCGCCCGATCACCACGCTCCCGGGCCGGTCCGTCGCCGCCGCCCTGTGGTCGGCCGGCGTCCTCGCCTGGCGCACCACGCGCAGGGGCGGCCGTCCACGCGGAGCCTTCTGCGGCATCGGCCACTGCTACGACTGCCTCGCCACGATCAACGGACGGCCCAACAGGCGGGCCTGCCTGGTGCCCGCCCGTCCCGGTGACACGATCACCACTCAGGAAGGACACGGCCATGCCGAGCTCGCCGTCTGA
- a CDS encoding NAD(P)/FAD-dependent oxidoreductase — MTTRNSPDLIVVGAGVVGAACAYYAARSGLSVTVIDRGPVAGGTTGAGEGNLLVSDKEPGPELELALLSRRLWRELSDLLPPRIEYEAKGGLVVASTGPSLAALGDFAARQQEAGVEVHEVMGDRLRDLEPHLAPDLAGGFHYPQDAQVQPALAAAHLLRAAGGQGSGRTLLRLGEEVTGVLKGANGEVRGVRTASGDLHAPYVVNAAGTWGGRLAGLAGVDLPVLPRRGFVLVTEPLPRVVRRKVYTADYITDVASGSAALQTSAVVEGTPAGPVLIGASRERVGFDRTLSVEAVRRLASQATRLFPVLAGVRAIRTYAGFRPYLPDHLPAIGPDPRVPGLLHACGHEGAGIGLAPATGMIVARILAGDELPMDIQPFRPDRFGTAPPPMPRTPRKETRHGA, encoded by the coding sequence GTGACCACGAGGAACTCCCCGGATCTCATCGTCGTCGGAGCGGGTGTGGTCGGCGCCGCCTGCGCCTACTACGCGGCCCGCTCCGGCCTCTCCGTCACCGTGATCGACCGCGGCCCCGTCGCGGGCGGCACCACGGGAGCCGGTGAAGGCAATCTGCTGGTCTCCGACAAGGAGCCGGGCCCCGAACTCGAACTGGCCCTGCTGTCACGGCGGTTGTGGCGCGAGCTGTCCGACCTGCTGCCGCCCCGGATCGAGTACGAGGCGAAGGGCGGCCTGGTCGTCGCCTCCACCGGGCCGTCCCTGGCGGCCCTTGGCGACTTCGCCGCCCGGCAGCAGGAGGCGGGGGTCGAGGTCCATGAGGTCATGGGCGACCGGCTCCGGGACCTGGAACCCCACCTGGCCCCGGACCTGGCGGGCGGCTTCCACTATCCCCAGGACGCCCAGGTGCAGCCCGCACTCGCCGCGGCCCATCTGCTGCGTGCCGCCGGCGGACAGGGATCCGGCCGGACCCTGCTGCGCCTGGGCGAGGAGGTCACCGGGGTGCTCAAGGGCGCGAACGGCGAGGTCCGCGGCGTACGAACCGCGAGCGGTGATCTGCACGCCCCCTATGTGGTGAACGCCGCCGGCACCTGGGGCGGACGACTGGCCGGACTCGCCGGAGTGGACCTGCCCGTGCTTCCCCGGCGGGGCTTCGTCCTGGTCACAGAGCCGCTGCCCCGCGTGGTACGGCGCAAGGTCTACACGGCCGACTACATCACCGACGTCGCCAGCGGCTCGGCGGCGCTCCAGACCTCCGCCGTCGTCGAGGGCACCCCGGCGGGCCCCGTGCTGATCGGAGCGAGCCGGGAACGGGTCGGCTTCGACCGCACCCTGTCGGTGGAGGCCGTGCGCCGCCTCGCGAGTCAGGCGACCCGCCTGTTCCCGGTGCTCGCCGGGGTGCGGGCGATCCGGACGTACGCCGGATTCCGCCCGTACCTGCCGGACCATCTGCCCGCGATCGGCCCCGACCCGCGCGTACCCGGCCTGCTGCACGCCTGCGGGCACGAAGGCGCGGGGATAGGACTCGCCCCGGCCACGGGAATGATCGTCGCCCGGATCCTGGCCGGGGACGAACTCCCCATGGACATCCAGCCGTTCAGACCCGACCGCTTCGGAACGGCCCCGCCCCCCATGCCTCGGACACCCCGGAAGGAGACGCGCCATGGCGCGTGA